From Methanosarcina lacustris Z-7289, one genomic window encodes:
- a CDS encoding S-layer protein domain-containing protein: MLCIFLVLGLLCETAAAQVSGSEGNRIWDENSDQNLTYTWTPQTYSGFYYDLDTGEGSETMTVQLTSGSRSIDRNGLQYETRPINTQFEFGNWGSYQVIGFMAERYFAGYTENSSFIKDDVSVISDGQLSKILIDSNDKKSLYTGSSLILEEGYSLNIVEVDVNGNTVWVQLEKDGNVIDDGFLSANNDYVYKTQLGDTEDVPLIAVHLAQVFSGTETNAVFVDGIFQISDKYVQIENGDRFGKMEISSTSSSGIAMKNRDSITLSKGNTIDIMGKLGFVVADASELRFAPIVETSEPGTYELRGTVYDEASNTTVWTPFNFEGFYYNIDENISTESLTLKGGINGRSINDEDLVYSSTPALVKFEHGGWGSYEVVGFMADKYFAGYPDNTLGNSKSVSVLSDDILAKVLIDDDNKKSMFTGSSMALENGYSLKASEVDVNGERVLFELYKDGKLLDSGIVAQNGDYVYEANIGGAEDVPMIAVHVSTVFRSQETDAVFIEGVFQISDDYLELSQGDSFGRMEVSTISSSGIIMKNKDSISLSKGNTIDLMGNVKFKVADSSTLRFYPFVEFESAAQDQLEIEIPEVFVVGQPAEIRVTARNISVSDVDILFEGKSIGTTGDGGNLTYTPVQAGSFTLSANKAGYISGTKDVDIVGAGVMKLLLSVSPKTVRVGDQISMKVADSVGNKPVSGVDVYFGGQKIEGQTGANGSVSYWVTSPGTYTVNATKAGYEEGKTVIEVSEDKANFEYSDLSIEPASVKGGDAVAIKVNVANTGNIAGETKVELLINNESVDSNTTSLEAGASTVVEFSHTEKTAGTYTVGVGDLSGSYDVTKSTPFLGGTATLGILAMAFILLRKRRD; this comes from the coding sequence ATGTTATGTATATTTCTAGTACTCGGATTACTCTGCGAAACTGCAGCCGCACAGGTTTCAGGGTCAGAAGGTAACCGCATCTGGGATGAAAACTCAGACCAGAACCTCACATATACCTGGACGCCTCAGACGTACTCGGGTTTTTACTATGACCTTGATACCGGGGAAGGCTCCGAGACTATGACGGTCCAGCTTACCAGCGGTAGCCGGAGTATCGATAGAAATGGATTGCAGTATGAGACAAGACCCATTAATACGCAATTCGAATTTGGGAACTGGGGTTCCTATCAGGTTATAGGGTTTATGGCAGAACGGTATTTTGCGGGATACACCGAAAATTCCAGCTTCATAAAGGACGATGTCAGTGTTATTTCGGACGGGCAGCTTTCGAAGATCCTGATTGATAGTAATGACAAAAAATCCCTTTACACGGGCTCTTCCCTCATACTTGAAGAAGGTTATTCCCTGAACATTGTAGAAGTAGACGTAAATGGGAATACAGTATGGGTACAGCTCGAAAAGGACGGAAATGTGATAGATGATGGCTTCCTCTCTGCCAACAATGACTATGTTTATAAAACCCAGCTTGGGGACACAGAAGATGTACCTCTCATTGCAGTCCATTTAGCTCAGGTCTTCAGCGGTACGGAAACAAATGCGGTTTTTGTTGATGGGATTTTCCAGATATCGGACAAATACGTCCAGATTGAGAACGGGGACAGATTCGGGAAAATGGAAATAAGCTCCACTTCAAGTTCCGGAATCGCAATGAAAAACCGGGATTCTATCACCCTCAGCAAGGGAAATACTATCGACATAATGGGAAAACTTGGCTTTGTTGTGGCTGATGCCAGCGAACTCCGCTTTGCCCCCATAGTCGAGACTTCCGAGCCCGGGACCTATGAATTGAGGGGAACGGTCTACGATGAAGCGTCTAATACAACTGTCTGGACCCCTTTCAACTTTGAAGGCTTCTATTACAACATCGATGAAAATATCTCCACCGAAAGCCTGACCCTCAAAGGAGGAATCAATGGGAGATCAATTAATGACGAAGATCTTGTTTATTCCTCCACCCCCGCTCTTGTGAAATTCGAGCACGGAGGCTGGGGAAGCTATGAAGTTGTCGGGTTCATGGCAGATAAGTATTTTGCAGGCTATCCGGATAATACTCTTGGAAATTCAAAGAGCGTGAGTGTACTTTCGGACGATATCCTCGCAAAAGTCCTGATCGATGACGATAACAAAAAGTCGATGTTTACGGGCTCTTCAATGGCTCTCGAGAATGGCTACTCGCTCAAGGCATCAGAAGTTGATGTTAACGGAGAAAGAGTTCTCTTTGAGCTCTATAAAGACGGGAAGCTGCTGGATTCTGGAATAGTTGCCCAGAATGGGGACTATGTCTACGAAGCAAACATTGGAGGAGCTGAAGATGTCCCGATGATCGCAGTCCACGTAAGCACGGTCTTCAGGTCGCAGGAAACGGATGCTGTGTTTATAGAAGGGGTCTTCCAGATCTCAGACGATTACCTTGAGCTTTCCCAGGGCGACTCGTTCGGCAGGATGGAAGTAAGTACTATTTCCAGCTCAGGAATCATAATGAAAAACAAGGACTCGATTTCCCTCTCAAAGGGCAATACCATTGACCTGATGGGCAATGTTAAGTTCAAGGTAGCTGATTCATCTACTCTGCGCTTCTATCCCTTTGTTGAATTTGAGAGCGCTGCACAGGACCAGCTGGAAATAGAAATTCCAGAGGTATTTGTGGTCGGACAGCCAGCAGAAATTCGGGTCACAGCAAGGAACATTTCAGTCAGCGATGTTGACATCCTCTTTGAAGGTAAGAGCATCGGAACCACAGGAGATGGCGGAAATCTTACGTACACTCCAGTTCAAGCAGGCAGTTTCACATTATCTGCAAACAAGGCAGGGTATATCTCCGGAACTAAGGATGTGGACATTGTCGGAGCAGGTGTCATGAAGCTGTTGCTCTCAGTCTCTCCGAAAACCGTCAGGGTAGGGGACCAGATAAGTATGAAGGTTGCCGACTCTGTAGGAAATAAACCTGTCTCCGGAGTGGATGTTTACTTCGGCGGACAGAAGATTGAAGGACAGACTGGTGCAAACGGTAGTGTATCTTACTGGGTAACTTCTCCGGGTACATATACGGTAAATGCTACAAAGGCAGGTTATGAAGAAGGAAAAACGGTTATTGAGGTTTCTGAAGACAAAGCCAATTTTGAATATTCTGACCTCTCAATCGAGCCTGCTTCTGTTAAGGGCGGAGACGCAGTTGCAATTAAGGTGAACGTTGCAAACACCGGCAATATTGCCGGAGAAACCAAAGTTGAACTGCTGATCAACAACGAATCCGTAGATTCCAACACCACAAGCCTGGAAGCTGGTGCGAGTACAGTGGTCGAATTCTCCCATACCGAGAAAACAGCAGGAACATATACGGTTGGGGTAGGAGATCTGAGCGGAAGTTATGACGTAACGAAGTCAACTCCTTTCCTCGGCGGCACTGCAACTCTCGGAATACTAGCCATGGCGTTTATACTGCTCCGGAAAAGAAGGGACTGA